A single genomic interval of Oryzias latipes chromosome 3, ASM223467v1 harbors:
- the LOC101175303 gene encoding Nance-Horan syndrome protein isoform X3, with amino-acid sequence MPFAKRIVEPQLLCRHQIPNDEGLLFEDLCAISNVVLSRTLRQLSDLARHACSLFQELENDIICTNQRVWHLQKKIGQIQQTASALDPKKEAVPVSNLEIESKLSAHYQAPLHQQHNMFHPSTRPMCLEELHKNAQFRLRALHQDEQLHQRSSSRERNRMTISLSVAPPMPSFPSPHTIRRQQRSRLARAQERAEREWELDYQPGKETTVRETEIQAIQRKERPYRVADIQGKLECFYSLDTIEGCIFIPWSRKATSAEEEEIDEVLEGHREKAPALSDPNHQEKQTNWSKENIPPPKQKTAVDLNAVSSCIIPINVTGVGFDREASARCSLVHSQSVLQRRRKLRRRKTITGIPKRVQQDLDSDESPVAKERTVIIHANPHQLSLCQEDISIGTAAPSRRRIRAQRGHQGIPASLSHSTGNISSLGDQSDSTYTSASVHGGRLRSRSLPREGGRLIDSDDDDDDDDDDDNYDDDDDDEDLSPYEAEDFIPSGPSPRMKMMMMKDEEESTDDQAAPEPLQIGSLKRQQRSGDRDRGCGGGGSPEHSWMERGRSRLPRKADMGSCEISSSSDTFSSPIHSVSTTGVLGSHVDHKEDHQSSSGNWSGSSSTCPSQTSETIPPPSSPPLTGSSHCDSELSLNTVPNAIDEGFSLDPSYHTDLRPQGQGHRSSSFTSSATDQLDDAGVSTASEGEWTYPAEQDQVDPDQDSDQTHILTPSHGTVQDYSLKQHLDNETTFNEKANSMEKEPGSQYPSDPHYFYSSSVNFGESEQSFRGYTYNYADPGADCGQSNIIAAPLSHGGYPQPTAEFRAGTMTLGRTFRPLRKLKVKPPPPKRTSSLRETSSRVDIGTDTQADQDPPKMVCEQELNLSSTDMKLELELELGGAPEPLQTSCLGAEPMGTWGMGLSQTMDLVEPMSFSSADTHSFKDEGAVQSDYADLWLHNSELKSSNGEHTSMSNSSTATGTTVMDCMKSPDSSSSSTDTQIQPIVQPTETKTTSPTVQPGDFKLGSPEKLAGLASPSSGYSSQSETPTSTLPSSSAAFFPGPLSPSTGKRKPKVPERKSSLSSLQHFPRDVATISSCYKRDPDFPPPPSQLDLNVLHGSYVRHTLSHRTHHVHTLHHSKHRVTNALTTATKMLTPDTANSNLLPSSSFATEKPSSNLLAPPGPRSVEHHSSNQSKDQQSTFTMQQETAVETVTRPKCPPISSTLAPPPVNTRPLPPRRPPPRPPCHYHSSSPEHSQPPPPGRHPDGPPSYESLLLRQDRYGPGTFWAMTGFRTRIDPPSDLSEDSSPLHRPVPRAPHPSPVDLHTHIHAHTEFRGLNNSANAQSEFRILGERSFSQDEDEDEEEEEEEEEQVKEPTRAACSRVSMRSDHPPPPAYEFAGSSYSDSGPWASPVKVPDNSIETLHPNIICNVKKKGHELQEAEEQMISGATRSAHQQHPMETKDDSTTPDTEDYFSKDSTPSDNSLSPLMDDTKVDEDIIITSPNKSRTTEDLFAMIHRSKRKVLGRKDSGDLNVKSRLCPTAPVNPNNVCTGVVPPAPPLNFQANIANAVGSQRAPVPIYRSAKKSNTSNEEFKLLLLKKGSRSDSSYRMSAIEILKSPITPKTPGESFQEGPVKQAEESSSIFPEPPISGLDPIQIPGLFPRANSESFTPKTVSMSAASRQGRSRIPPVANSSRYSTRSRLYTAPMQAISEGETENSDGSPHDDRSS; translated from the exons CTGTGTCAAACCTGGAAATCGAGAGCAAGCTTTCAGCTCACTATCAGGCTCCTCTTCACCAGCAACACAACATGTTCCATCCTTCTACCAGACCGATGTGTCTTGAGGAGCTACACAAAAATGCTCAGTTCAGACTCCGAGCGCTGCATCAAG ATGAACAGCTTCATCAGCGGTCCTCGAGTCGGGAAAGGAACAGGATGACCATCTCTCTCTCAGTGGCACCCCCCATGCCATCGTTTCCCTCGCCTCACACCATCCGCCGACAACAGAGGAGTCGCTTGGCAAGAGCG CAAGAGAGAGCAGAGAGGGAATGGGAGTTGGACTATCAACCTGGGAAG GAGACAACTGTGAGAGAAACAGAGATTCAGGCTATACAGAGAAAA GAGAGACCATACAGAGTGGCAGATATCCAAGGAAAG CTTGAGTGCTTTTACTCACTTGACACTATTGAAGGTTGCATCTTCATTCCATGGAGTAGAAAG GCTACCTCAGCAGAAGAAGAGGAGATTGATGAGGTTCTGGAGGGCCACAGAGAAAAGGCCCCAGCTCTTAGTGATCCCAATCACCAGGAGAAACAGACCAACTGGTCAAAGGAAAACATCCCACCTCCAAAAcagaagacagctgtggatttGAATGCTGTCTCTTCATGTATCATCCCCATCAATGTTACAG GAGTTGGTTTCGATAGAGAGGCCAGTGCCCGTTGCTCTCTGGTCCACTCTCAGTCAGTTCTTCAGAGGAGAAGGAAGCTTAGAAGGAGGAAGACGATCACTGGAATACCTAAACGCGTACAACAGGACTTGG ACTCAGATGAATCCCCTGTTGCAAAGGAGCGCACAGTGATCATCCACGCCAACCCACATCAACTCTCCCTCTGTCAGGAAGACATCTCAATAG GCACGGCTGCTCCTTCCAGACGACGTATTAGAGCCCAGCGAGGACATCAGGGAATCCCTGCTTCTCTGTCCCATTCAACAGGAAACATTTCCTCCTTGGGTGACCAGTCAGACTCTACATACACTTCAGCCTCAGTACATGGGGGGCGCTTACGCTCACGCAGTCTTCCACGAGAGGGTGGGCGTCTAATAGACagcgatgatgatgatgacgatgacgACGATGATGACAAttatgacgatgatgatgacgatgaagaCTTGTCACCTTATGAAGCAGAAGACTTTATTCCATCTGGGCCAAGTCCAagaatgaagatgatgatgatgaaagatgaagaagagaGTACAGATGATCAGGCGGCTCCTGAGCCGCTGCAGATTGGAAGCCTAAAACGCCAGCAGCGATCGGGTGACAGAGACAGAGGGTGTGGGGGAGGAGGAAGCCCAGAACACAGCTGGATGGAGAGGGGCCGTTCTCGCTTGCCCCGGAAAGCCGACATGGGTAGCTGTGAAATTTCATCCAGTTCTGATACTTTCAGCAGTCCAATTCACTCTGTGTCTACTACAGGAGTTTTAGGCAGTCATGTGGACCACAAGGAAGACCATCAGTCATCCAGTGGAAACTGGAGTGGTTCCAGTTCCACATGTCCATCACAAACATCTGAAACAATCCCTCCACCTTCTTCTCCACCCCTTACAGGATCATCCCACTGTGATTCTGAGTTGTCACTGAACACAGTGCCCAATGCCATTGATGAGGGTTTCTCACTTGATCCCTCATACCACACTGACCTCAGACCCCAGGGCCAGGGCCACAGATCCAGCTCGTTTACATCCTCAGCCACAGATCAGCTTGATGATGCAGGGGTCAGTACAGCCAGTGAGGGGGAGTGGACATACCCTGCAGAACAAGACCAGGTTGACCCGGACCAAGACTCTGATCAGACTCACATCTTGACTCCAAGCCACGGAACAGTTCAGGATTACAGTTTGAAACAACACCTGGACAATGAAActacttttaatgaaaaagcaaacagtATGGAAAAAGAGCCTGGATCACAATACCCATCTGATCCGCATTACTTCTACTCATCCTCTGTCAATTTTGGAGAGAGTGAACAGAGTTTCAGAGGATACACGTATAACTATGCAGACCCAGGGGCTGATTGTGGTCAGTCCAACATAATTGCAGCACCTTTGTCCCATGGAGGGTACCCCCAGCCAACAGCTGAGTTCAGAGCAGGCACGATGACTTTAGGGAGGACTTTTCGTCCGCTCAGGAAACTGAAGGTCAAACCTCCACCACCCAAACGAACTTCCTCGTTGAGGGAAACAAGTAGTAGGGTTGATATTGGAACTGACACGCAAGCAGATCAGGATCCACCAAAGATGGTATGTGAACAAGAACTTAATCTGTCTTCCACAGACATGaagctggaactggagctggagcttgGAGGTGCCCCAGAACCTTTACAGACATCATGTTTAGGGGCAGAGCCTATGGGCACTTGGGGCATGGGACTGAGCCAAACCATGGACCTTGTAGAGCCAATGTCCTTCAGTTCTGCAGATACACACTCATTTAAAGATGAAGGTGCTGTGCAGTCTGACTATGCAGACCTGTGGCTTCACAACAGTGAGCTGAAATCCAGCAATGGCGAGCACACGTCAATGTCCAACTCTAGTACAGCTACTGGAACCACTGTCATGGATTGTATGAAGTCTCCAGATAGCTCGTCCTCCTCAACAGACACACAGATCCAGCCAATTGTCCAGCCTACAGAGACCAAGACTACTAGTCCAACCGTTCAACCTGGAGACTTCAAACTTGGATCACCTGAGAAACTAGCTGGTCTTGCCTCACCATCAAGTGGCTATTCCAGCCAATCGGAGACCCCTACGTCAACTTTGCCCTCCTCTTCGGCAGCCTTCTTCCCAGGTCCACTGTCTCCGTCAACTGGTAAGCGAAAGCCCAAAGTGCCAGAAAGGAAGTCATCACTCTCTTCCTTGCAACACTTCCCTAGAGATGTAGCTACCATCTCGTCTTGCTATAAGAGAGACCCAGACTTTCCACCACCACCGTCCCAACTTGACCTTAATGTTCTTCATGGTAGCTATGTCAGACACACTCTCTCTCATCGGACTCATCACGTACACACACTTCATCATAGCAAACACAGAGTTACAAATGCTTTAACCACTGCAACAAAGATGTTGACCCCAGACACAGCAAATAGCAACCTACTGCCAAGTTCAAGTTTTGCTACAGAAAAACCAAGTTCAAATCTGTTAGCCCCACCTGGTCCCCGTTCAGTGGAACATCATTCAAGTAACCAGTCTAAAGATCAACAGAGTACTTTTACAATGCAACAGGAAACAGCAGTAGAGACTGTGACAAGACCCAAATGTCCTCCCATTAGTTCCACTTTGGCTCCTCCACCTGTTAACACAAGGCCTCTCCCACCTCGTAGGCCACCTCCAAGACCGCCATGCCATTATCACAGTTCCTCTCCTGAACATTCACAACCCCCTCCACCTGGCCGTCACCCTGATGGACCTCCTTCCTACGAAAGCCTGCTACTTAGACAGGACCGCTATGGACCTGGAACATTTTGGGCTATGACAGGCTTCAGGACTCGGATAGATCCCCCATCAGATCTCTCTGAGGACAGCTCACCTCTACATAGACCGGTACCACGTGCTCCTCACCCTTCACCAGTGGATCTACATACTCATATCCACGCTCACACAGAATTTAGGGGGCTTAACAATTCAGCGAATGCACAGTCAGAGTTTAGGATATTAGGGGAGCGCTCATTCTCACaagatgaggatgaagatgaagaagaagaggaagaagaggaagagcagGTAAAAGAACCAACAAGAGCTGCATGTTCTAGAGTGAGCATGCGATCTGATCATCCTCCACCTCCAGCATATGAATTTGCTGGGAGCTCTTACTCAGACTCAGGGCCATGGGCTAGTCCAGTCAAAGTGCCTGATAACTCAATAGAAACATTGCATCCTAACATAATCTGCAATGTTAAGAAAAAAGGACATGAGCTGCAGGAAGCAGAGGAGCAAATGATATCAGGTGCAACCAGAAGTGCCCATCAGCAGCATCCAATGGAGACTAAAGATGACTCTACTACCCCAGACACCGAAGACTACTTCAGTAAAG ATTCCACACCCAGTGATAATTCACTCTCCCCTCTGATGGACGACACCAAAGTGGACGAGGACATTATCATTACATCACCCAACAAAAGCCGAACAACTGAGGATCTGTTTGCCATGATACACAG atccaAGAGAAAAGTTCTAGGTCGGAAAGATTCAGGAGACCTGAATGTGAAATCTCGTCTTTGCCCCACAGCACCAGTGAACCCCAACAATGTCTGCACTGGTGTTGTTCCTCCAGCCCCTCCGCTCAACTTTCAAGCTAATATAGCCAATGCTGTTGGGTCACAACGGGCTCCTGTGCCAATCTATCGCAGTGCTAAGAAATCAAACACATCCAATGAGGAGTTTAAACTTCTTTTGCTGAAGAAAGGAAGCAGGTCAGATTCTAGCTACCGCATGTCTGCTATAGAGATCCTGAAGAGTCCTATCACCCCTAAAACACCAGGCGAGTCCTTCCAGGAAGGGCCTGTTAAACAGGCTGAGGAGTCATCATCTATTTTTCCAGAGCCTCCCATTTCTGGCCTGGATCCAATTCAGATACCCGGTCTTTTTCCAAGGGCCAACTCTGAGAGTTTCACCCCAAAAACTGTGTCTATGTCAGCTGCATCTCGACAAGGACGTTCTCGGATTCCCCCGGTTGCCAACAGCAGTCGCTACAGTACACGCAGTCGCCTATACACAGCCCCGATGCAAGCCATTTCTGAGGGGGAGACGGAAAACTCAGATGGGAGTCCCCATGATGACAGATCTTCTTAA
- the LOC101175303 gene encoding Nance-Horan syndrome protein isoform X4 — MPFAKRIVEPQLLCRHQIPNDEGLLFEDLCAISNVVLSRTLRQLSDLARHACSLFQELENDIICTNQRVWHLQKKIGQIQQTASALDPKKEAVPVSNLEIESKLSAHYQAPLHQQHNMFHPSTRPMCLEELHKNAQFRLRALHQDEQLHQRSSSRERNRMTISLSVAPPMPSFPSPHTIRRQQRSRLARAQERAEREWELDYQPGKETTVRETEIQAIQRKERPYRVADIQGKATSAEEEEIDEVLEGHREKAPALSDPNHQEKQTNWSKENIPPPKQKTAVDLNAVSSCIIPINVTGVGFDREASARCSLVHSQSVLQRRRKLRRRKTITGIPKRVQQDLDSDESPVAKERTVIIHANPHQLSLCQEDISIGGRLHHTRDSGCQTDDFLIACTAAPSRRRIRAQRGHQGIPASLSHSTGNISSLGDQSDSTYTSASVHGGRLRSRSLPREGGRLIDSDDDDDDDDDDDNYDDDDDDEDLSPYEAEDFIPSGPSPRMKMMMMKDEEESTDDQAAPEPLQIGSLKRQQRSGDRDRGCGGGGSPEHSWMERGRSRLPRKADMGSCEISSSSDTFSSPIHSVSTTGVLGSHVDHKEDHQSSSGNWSGSSSTCPSQTSETIPPPSSPPLTGSSHCDSELSLNTVPNAIDEGFSLDPSYHTDLRPQGQGHRSSSFTSSATDQLDDAGVSTASEGEWTYPAEQDQVDPDQDSDQTHILTPSHGTVQDYSLKQHLDNETTFNEKANSMEKEPGSQYPSDPHYFYSSSVNFGESEQSFRGYTYNYADPGADCGQSNIIAAPLSHGGYPQPTAEFRAGTMTLGRTFRPLRKLKVKPPPPKRTSSLRETSSRVDIGTDTQADQDPPKMVCEQELNLSSTDMKLELELELGGAPEPLQTSCLGAEPMGTWGMGLSQTMDLVEPMSFSSADTHSFKDEGAVQSDYADLWLHNSELKSSNGEHTSMSNSSTATGTTVMDCMKSPDSSSSSTDTQIQPIVQPTETKTTSPTVQPGDFKLGSPEKLAGLASPSSGYSSQSETPTSTLPSSSAAFFPGPLSPSTGKRKPKVPERKSSLSSLQHFPRDVATISSCYKRDPDFPPPPSQLDLNVLHGSYVRHTLSHRTHHVHTLHHSKHRVTNALTTATKMLTPDTANSNLLPSSSFATEKPSSNLLAPPGPRSVEHHSSNQSKDQQSTFTMQQETAVETVTRPKCPPISSTLAPPPVNTRPLPPRRPPPRPPCHYHSSSPEHSQPPPPGRHPDGPPSYESLLLRQDRYGPGTFWAMTGFRTRIDPPSDLSEDSSPLHRPVPRAPHPSPVDLHTHIHAHTEFRGLNNSANAQSEFRILGERSFSQDEDEDEEEEEEEEEQVKEPTRAACSRVSMRSDHPPPPAYEFAGSSYSDSGPWASPVKVPDNSIETLHPNIICNVKKKGHELQEAEEQMISGATRSAHQQHPMETKDDSTTPDTEDYFSKDSTPSDNSLSPLMDDTKVDEDIIITSPNKSRTTEDLFAMIHRSKRKVLGRKDSGDLNVKSRLCPTAPVNPNNVCTGVVPPAPPLNFQANIANAVGSQRAPVPIYRSAKKSNTSNEEFKLLLLKKGSRSDSSYRMSAIEILKSPITPKTPGESFQEGPVKQAEESSSIFPEPPISGLDPIQIPGLFPRANSESFTPKTVSMSAASRQGRSRIPPVANSSRYSTRSRLYTAPMQAISEGETENSDGSPHDDRSS, encoded by the exons CTGTGTCAAACCTGGAAATCGAGAGCAAGCTTTCAGCTCACTATCAGGCTCCTCTTCACCAGCAACACAACATGTTCCATCCTTCTACCAGACCGATGTGTCTTGAGGAGCTACACAAAAATGCTCAGTTCAGACTCCGAGCGCTGCATCAAG ATGAACAGCTTCATCAGCGGTCCTCGAGTCGGGAAAGGAACAGGATGACCATCTCTCTCTCAGTGGCACCCCCCATGCCATCGTTTCCCTCGCCTCACACCATCCGCCGACAACAGAGGAGTCGCTTGGCAAGAGCG CAAGAGAGAGCAGAGAGGGAATGGGAGTTGGACTATCAACCTGGGAAG GAGACAACTGTGAGAGAAACAGAGATTCAGGCTATACAGAGAAAA GAGAGACCATACAGAGTGGCAGATATCCAAGGAAAG GCTACCTCAGCAGAAGAAGAGGAGATTGATGAGGTTCTGGAGGGCCACAGAGAAAAGGCCCCAGCTCTTAGTGATCCCAATCACCAGGAGAAACAGACCAACTGGTCAAAGGAAAACATCCCACCTCCAAAAcagaagacagctgtggatttGAATGCTGTCTCTTCATGTATCATCCCCATCAATGTTACAG GAGTTGGTTTCGATAGAGAGGCCAGTGCCCGTTGCTCTCTGGTCCACTCTCAGTCAGTTCTTCAGAGGAGAAGGAAGCTTAGAAGGAGGAAGACGATCACTGGAATACCTAAACGCGTACAACAGGACTTGG ACTCAGATGAATCCCCTGTTGCAAAGGAGCGCACAGTGATCATCCACGCCAACCCACATCAACTCTCCCTCTGTCAGGAAGACATCTCAATAGGTGGCCGTCTTCATCACACTCGTGACTCTGGGTGCCAGACAGATGATTTTCTCATAGCAT GCACGGCTGCTCCTTCCAGACGACGTATTAGAGCCCAGCGAGGACATCAGGGAATCCCTGCTTCTCTGTCCCATTCAACAGGAAACATTTCCTCCTTGGGTGACCAGTCAGACTCTACATACACTTCAGCCTCAGTACATGGGGGGCGCTTACGCTCACGCAGTCTTCCACGAGAGGGTGGGCGTCTAATAGACagcgatgatgatgatgacgatgacgACGATGATGACAAttatgacgatgatgatgacgatgaagaCTTGTCACCTTATGAAGCAGAAGACTTTATTCCATCTGGGCCAAGTCCAagaatgaagatgatgatgatgaaagatgaagaagagaGTACAGATGATCAGGCGGCTCCTGAGCCGCTGCAGATTGGAAGCCTAAAACGCCAGCAGCGATCGGGTGACAGAGACAGAGGGTGTGGGGGAGGAGGAAGCCCAGAACACAGCTGGATGGAGAGGGGCCGTTCTCGCTTGCCCCGGAAAGCCGACATGGGTAGCTGTGAAATTTCATCCAGTTCTGATACTTTCAGCAGTCCAATTCACTCTGTGTCTACTACAGGAGTTTTAGGCAGTCATGTGGACCACAAGGAAGACCATCAGTCATCCAGTGGAAACTGGAGTGGTTCCAGTTCCACATGTCCATCACAAACATCTGAAACAATCCCTCCACCTTCTTCTCCACCCCTTACAGGATCATCCCACTGTGATTCTGAGTTGTCACTGAACACAGTGCCCAATGCCATTGATGAGGGTTTCTCACTTGATCCCTCATACCACACTGACCTCAGACCCCAGGGCCAGGGCCACAGATCCAGCTCGTTTACATCCTCAGCCACAGATCAGCTTGATGATGCAGGGGTCAGTACAGCCAGTGAGGGGGAGTGGACATACCCTGCAGAACAAGACCAGGTTGACCCGGACCAAGACTCTGATCAGACTCACATCTTGACTCCAAGCCACGGAACAGTTCAGGATTACAGTTTGAAACAACACCTGGACAATGAAActacttttaatgaaaaagcaaacagtATGGAAAAAGAGCCTGGATCACAATACCCATCTGATCCGCATTACTTCTACTCATCCTCTGTCAATTTTGGAGAGAGTGAACAGAGTTTCAGAGGATACACGTATAACTATGCAGACCCAGGGGCTGATTGTGGTCAGTCCAACATAATTGCAGCACCTTTGTCCCATGGAGGGTACCCCCAGCCAACAGCTGAGTTCAGAGCAGGCACGATGACTTTAGGGAGGACTTTTCGTCCGCTCAGGAAACTGAAGGTCAAACCTCCACCACCCAAACGAACTTCCTCGTTGAGGGAAACAAGTAGTAGGGTTGATATTGGAACTGACACGCAAGCAGATCAGGATCCACCAAAGATGGTATGTGAACAAGAACTTAATCTGTCTTCCACAGACATGaagctggaactggagctggagcttgGAGGTGCCCCAGAACCTTTACAGACATCATGTTTAGGGGCAGAGCCTATGGGCACTTGGGGCATGGGACTGAGCCAAACCATGGACCTTGTAGAGCCAATGTCCTTCAGTTCTGCAGATACACACTCATTTAAAGATGAAGGTGCTGTGCAGTCTGACTATGCAGACCTGTGGCTTCACAACAGTGAGCTGAAATCCAGCAATGGCGAGCACACGTCAATGTCCAACTCTAGTACAGCTACTGGAACCACTGTCATGGATTGTATGAAGTCTCCAGATAGCTCGTCCTCCTCAACAGACACACAGATCCAGCCAATTGTCCAGCCTACAGAGACCAAGACTACTAGTCCAACCGTTCAACCTGGAGACTTCAAACTTGGATCACCTGAGAAACTAGCTGGTCTTGCCTCACCATCAAGTGGCTATTCCAGCCAATCGGAGACCCCTACGTCAACTTTGCCCTCCTCTTCGGCAGCCTTCTTCCCAGGTCCACTGTCTCCGTCAACTGGTAAGCGAAAGCCCAAAGTGCCAGAAAGGAAGTCATCACTCTCTTCCTTGCAACACTTCCCTAGAGATGTAGCTACCATCTCGTCTTGCTATAAGAGAGACCCAGACTTTCCACCACCACCGTCCCAACTTGACCTTAATGTTCTTCATGGTAGCTATGTCAGACACACTCTCTCTCATCGGACTCATCACGTACACACACTTCATCATAGCAAACACAGAGTTACAAATGCTTTAACCACTGCAACAAAGATGTTGACCCCAGACACAGCAAATAGCAACCTACTGCCAAGTTCAAGTTTTGCTACAGAAAAACCAAGTTCAAATCTGTTAGCCCCACCTGGTCCCCGTTCAGTGGAACATCATTCAAGTAACCAGTCTAAAGATCAACAGAGTACTTTTACAATGCAACAGGAAACAGCAGTAGAGACTGTGACAAGACCCAAATGTCCTCCCATTAGTTCCACTTTGGCTCCTCCACCTGTTAACACAAGGCCTCTCCCACCTCGTAGGCCACCTCCAAGACCGCCATGCCATTATCACAGTTCCTCTCCTGAACATTCACAACCCCCTCCACCTGGCCGTCACCCTGATGGACCTCCTTCCTACGAAAGCCTGCTACTTAGACAGGACCGCTATGGACCTGGAACATTTTGGGCTATGACAGGCTTCAGGACTCGGATAGATCCCCCATCAGATCTCTCTGAGGACAGCTCACCTCTACATAGACCGGTACCACGTGCTCCTCACCCTTCACCAGTGGATCTACATACTCATATCCACGCTCACACAGAATTTAGGGGGCTTAACAATTCAGCGAATGCACAGTCAGAGTTTAGGATATTAGGGGAGCGCTCATTCTCACaagatgaggatgaagatgaagaagaagaggaagaagaggaagagcagGTAAAAGAACCAACAAGAGCTGCATGTTCTAGAGTGAGCATGCGATCTGATCATCCTCCACCTCCAGCATATGAATTTGCTGGGAGCTCTTACTCAGACTCAGGGCCATGGGCTAGTCCAGTCAAAGTGCCTGATAACTCAATAGAAACATTGCATCCTAACATAATCTGCAATGTTAAGAAAAAAGGACATGAGCTGCAGGAAGCAGAGGAGCAAATGATATCAGGTGCAACCAGAAGTGCCCATCAGCAGCATCCAATGGAGACTAAAGATGACTCTACTACCCCAGACACCGAAGACTACTTCAGTAAAG ATTCCACACCCAGTGATAATTCACTCTCCCCTCTGATGGACGACACCAAAGTGGACGAGGACATTATCATTACATCACCCAACAAAAGCCGAACAACTGAGGATCTGTTTGCCATGATACACAG atccaAGAGAAAAGTTCTAGGTCGGAAAGATTCAGGAGACCTGAATGTGAAATCTCGTCTTTGCCCCACAGCACCAGTGAACCCCAACAATGTCTGCACTGGTGTTGTTCCTCCAGCCCCTCCGCTCAACTTTCAAGCTAATATAGCCAATGCTGTTGGGTCACAACGGGCTCCTGTGCCAATCTATCGCAGTGCTAAGAAATCAAACACATCCAATGAGGAGTTTAAACTTCTTTTGCTGAAGAAAGGAAGCAGGTCAGATTCTAGCTACCGCATGTCTGCTATAGAGATCCTGAAGAGTCCTATCACCCCTAAAACACCAGGCGAGTCCTTCCAGGAAGGGCCTGTTAAACAGGCTGAGGAGTCATCATCTATTTTTCCAGAGCCTCCCATTTCTGGCCTGGATCCAATTCAGATACCCGGTCTTTTTCCAAGGGCCAACTCTGAGAGTTTCACCCCAAAAACTGTGTCTATGTCAGCTGCATCTCGACAAGGACGTTCTCGGATTCCCCCGGTTGCCAACAGCAGTCGCTACAGTACACGCAGTCGCCTATACACAGCCCCGATGCAAGCCATTTCTGAGGGGGAGACGGAAAACTCAGATGGGAGTCCCCATGATGACAGATCTTCTTAA